From uncultured Methanobrevibacter sp., the proteins below share one genomic window:
- the cfbB gene encoding Ni-sirohydrochlorin a,c-diamide synthase encodes MRIILAGTGSAVGKTTIATGIMKALSEKYDVQPFKVGPDYIDPSYHTLATGNTSRNLDSFFMKEGQVRDSFLKGMEGHDIAVIEGVRGLYEGIDSINDIGSTASVAKSLQAPVILIINSRSLVKSAAALVLGFKALDPEINIAGVILNKVKNRAHYEKTKRSIEEITNTEVIGGIKRDDNISIEQRHLGLVPARERETSIKFIDIWSKTIQESINLDRLVEIAKSAPKITSERIPIWNRLNKQPVKIGVAYDEVFNFYYKENIEALEANNAKIEYFSPLNDESLPDVDGLYIGGGYPELFSRELSNNSQMLKDIKQFHNESRPIFAECGGLMYLMNSIHDDKVVDIYPYKSVLTDRVQALKYTIAEVQEDNIISKKGEVFHGHEFHYSKVIVDDLKNKLAFKVTRGKGSYNNMDGFMEKNTLASYVHTHVAAMPNFAGNLTISARELGD; translated from the coding sequence ATGAGAATAATTTTAGCGGGAACCGGCAGTGCGGTTGGAAAGACAACAATCGCCACCGGAATAATGAAGGCATTAAGCGAAAAATACGATGTCCAGCCATTTAAGGTAGGACCTGATTATATTGATCCGTCATACCATACTCTAGCCACCGGAAACACCTCAAGAAACCTGGATTCATTTTTCATGAAGGAGGGGCAAGTCAGAGACTCATTCCTCAAGGGGATGGAAGGACATGACATTGCAGTCATTGAAGGAGTTAGAGGATTATACGAAGGAATCGATTCAATAAATGATATCGGAAGTACCGCTTCAGTTGCAAAGTCTCTGCAGGCACCGGTAATCCTTATCATTAACTCAAGAAGCCTCGTTAAAAGTGCAGCCGCACTGGTATTGGGTTTCAAGGCACTTGATCCTGAAATAAACATTGCCGGTGTGATCCTGAACAAGGTCAAAAACAGGGCACACTATGAAAAGACAAAAAGGTCAATAGAGGAGATAACAAACACCGAGGTTATTGGTGGTATCAAAAGGGATGACAACATCTCAATCGAACAGAGACATTTGGGCCTTGTTCCCGCACGTGAAAGGGAAACCTCAATAAAATTCATTGACATATGGTCAAAAACCATTCAGGAATCCATCAATCTGGACCGCCTGGTTGAAATAGCCAAATCAGCACCTAAAATCACCTCTGAAAGAATACCGATCTGGAACAGGCTAAACAAACAACCTGTTAAAATTGGTGTGGCATATGATGAGGTATTCAATTTCTACTATAAGGAAAACATTGAAGCACTGGAGGCAAACAATGCTAAAATCGAGTATTTCTCACCACTTAATGATGAAAGCCTGCCTGATGTTGACGGATTATATATCGGCGGAGGATATCCCGAACTCTTTTCAAGAGAGCTTTCAAATAACAGTCAAATGTTAAAGGACATAAAGCAGTTCCACAATGAATCAAGACCCATCTTTGCAGAATGCGGAGGCCTGATGTATCTTATGAATTCAATTCATGACGATAAGGTAGTAGACATCTACCCCTACAAATCAGTCCTGACAGACCGTGTACAGGCACTTAAATACACAATAGCCGAAGTTCAAGAAGACAACATCATCTCCAAAAAGGGCGAGGTCTTCCATGGACATGAATTCCACTATTCAAAGGTCATTGTGGACGATTTGAAAAACAAACTGGCATTCAAGGTTACAAGAGGAAAAGGTTCCTACAACAATATGGACGGATTTATGGAAAAGAATACCCTTGCAAGCTATGTCCACACACATGTTGCTGCAATGCCTAACTTTGCAGGCAATCTGACAATTTCAGCAAGGGAACTGGGAGATTAA
- the ilvN gene encoding acetolactate synthase small subunit, translating to MTNNYHVISTLVEDKPGVLQKVAGMFNRRGFNIDSITVGNSEVEGLSRMVITVHADEKGLEQVTKQLNKLIDVIKIKDITEKAVKRELCLVKVSIPNAKARAEIMQYSNIFRAHILDVTEQTLMIELTGDKEKINAFISLVEPFGIKRIARTGLTAMSRGV from the coding sequence ATGACCAATAACTATCACGTTATTTCAACACTTGTAGAGGATAAACCAGGGGTTTTACAGAAAGTAGCTGGAATGTTCAACCGCAGAGGATTCAACATTGACAGTATCACAGTTGGAAATTCAGAAGTTGAAGGCCTATCACGCATGGTAATCACTGTACATGCGGATGAGAAAGGTTTGGAGCAAGTCACAAAACAATTAAATAAATTAATTGATGTTATCAAGATTAAAGATATCACTGAAAAGGCAGTCAAAAGGGAATTGTGCCTTGTTAAGGTCAGTATCCCTAATGCGAAAGCAAGAGCAGAAATAATGCAATACTCAAACATCTTCAGGGCTCATATATTGGATGTTACAGAACAGACATTGATGATTGAGCTTACCGGAGATAAGGAGAAAATCAATGCTTTCATATCTTTAGTAGAGCCATTTGGCATAAAAAGAATAGCCCGTACTGGTCTTACAGCTATGTCAAGGGGAGTATAA
- a CDS encoding restriction endonuclease, whose translation MEKPQLINFIAKVMEDSGFKIYKNFKTSQKVIDIYAVLPTTIGDFGVVVACDNHDKESQIGVDVLRDMERVQASIKASKVLVVTSAYFSEQARNYALRRNIKLVDRDKLLEMARKYQDRTNQTTLDNTPYDGGASAYIEEEYPEYNYDASDMEYIMQRRDANPNVYKNTLYRQVDEPHVPRNLDFINRIRMPSRGSYGQTNLYNYDARPSRFAPGTPLFRLISNPIVLILLVVIFSYLISFIAGRLLGMDSGITGMIEMFVALALSYGLSLYTDRNADFIVKGTFIFFISLIILIILIFV comes from the coding sequence TTGGAAAAACCACAATTGATTAATTTTATAGCAAAAGTAATGGAGGATTCAGGTTTTAAGATTTACAAGAATTTTAAAACCTCGCAGAAGGTCATTGATATATATGCTGTTCTACCTACAACAATTGGGGATTTTGGGGTAGTTGTAGCATGTGACAATCATGATAAGGAATCGCAAATTGGTGTAGATGTATTAAGGGATATGGAAAGGGTGCAGGCATCCATCAAGGCCTCTAAGGTTTTGGTTGTAACTTCAGCCTATTTTTCAGAGCAGGCAAGAAACTATGCTCTTAGAAGAAACATCAAACTGGTTGACAGGGACAAGTTACTTGAGATGGCTCGAAAGTATCAGGACAGGACCAATCAGACAACTCTTGACAATACTCCTTACGATGGCGGTGCATCCGCTTATATCGAGGAGGAATATCCTGAATACAACTATGATGCTTCCGATATGGAGTACATAATGCAGAGAAGGGATGCAAATCCTAATGTCTATAAAAACACATTGTATAGGCAGGTTGATGAACCTCATGTTCCTAGAAATTTAGATTTCATAAACCGGATTCGCATGCCTTCAAGGGGGTCTTACGGTCAAACAAATCTCTACAATTATGATGCCCGTCCAAGCAGGTTCGCTCCGGGTACTCCACTATTCAGGCTGATCAGCAATCCTATCGTTTTAATACTTCTGGTTGTAATATTCTCATATCTTATTTCATTCATTGCAGGCAGACTTTTAGGAATGGATTCAGGAATAACAGGCATGATTGAGATGTTTGTTGCACTTGCATTGTCCTACGGATTGTCATTGTATACAGACAGAAATGCGGACTTTATTGTAAAAGGAACATTCATATTCTTCATTTCATTGATAATATTAATAATTTTAATATTCGTTTAA
- a CDS encoding acetolactate synthase large subunit, whose product MRGGEAIIESLKNMGVKTIFGYPGGQTIPFYDMLYDADIDHILVRHEQCAAHAADGYARASGEVGVCLATSGPGATNLVTGIGTAYMDSSPIVAITGQVPTHLIGNDAFQEADIVGITMPIVKYSYQPKNPDLIPSIVKSSFEIASTGRPGPVLIDVPKEVQEGELTGFDDSLIETPGYNPTIKGNLRQIKKAHDLIKEAKKPMILAGAGVIIANASEELTKLAKTINAPVMTSLLGKGAFDETDDLALGMLGMHGRKVSNDYVNESDLLIAVGIRFSDRTTGRLDSFAPDTKIIHIDIDPAEIGKNVEVDLPIVGDAKNILSSLNKVFKIYKPSNEVNQWTDMIKAKKQELLPRVTYDDVPLKPQTVIKEISEVLTADSILTTDVGQNQMWAAHFFDTQKPRKFISSGGLGTMGFGFPAAIGAKIACPDDPVVSINGDGGFLMVCQELATVREYDIPVIAVVLENRTLGMVYQWQSLLYNERHSQTLLGNSPDFVKLAESFGINGVRVEKPGETKEALSSAIKDNEPVLLNVVVDSEEALPMLPPGAGINEMIGEYKLEKDVI is encoded by the coding sequence ATGAGAGGCGGAGAAGCGATAATTGAATCCCTCAAAAATATGGGGGTTAAGACAATATTTGGTTATCCTGGCGGACAGACCATACCATTCTATGACATGTTATATGATGCAGACATTGATCATATACTTGTAAGGCACGAACAGTGTGCGGCTCATGCGGCTGACGGTTATGCAAGGGCTTCAGGTGAAGTGGGTGTGTGTTTGGCAACTTCAGGACCTGGTGCAACCAATCTTGTAACTGGTATTGGAACTGCTTATATGGATTCCTCTCCTATTGTGGCTATTACAGGTCAGGTTCCTACTCATTTGATAGGAAATGATGCATTTCAGGAAGCGGACATTGTTGGAATTACAATGCCTATTGTTAAATATAGCTATCAACCTAAAAATCCGGATTTGATTCCTTCAATTGTTAAATCAAGTTTTGAAATAGCATCAACTGGAAGGCCTGGACCCGTATTAATTGACGTTCCCAAAGAGGTTCAGGAAGGTGAACTTACAGGATTTGACGATTCTTTAATCGAAACACCGGGTTACAATCCAACAATCAAGGGTAATCTCAGACAGATTAAAAAGGCTCATGACTTAATTAAAGAAGCTAAAAAACCAATGATATTGGCCGGTGCCGGTGTAATTATAGCAAATGCATCTGAAGAGTTGACAAAACTTGCCAAAACAATAAACGCACCTGTAATGACTTCACTTTTAGGTAAAGGTGCCTTTGACGAAACTGATGATTTGGCACTGGGAATGCTTGGAATGCATGGAAGAAAGGTTTCCAATGATTATGTAAACGAATCCGATTTGTTGATTGCTGTAGGTATAAGGTTTTCAGACAGGACTACAGGCAGATTGGACAGTTTCGCACCTGATACAAAGATTATTCACATTGATATAGATCCTGCGGAAATCGGTAAAAATGTTGAAGTTGACTTGCCGATTGTAGGGGACGCTAAAAATATTTTATCCTCATTGAACAAGGTATTTAAAATCTATAAACCATCAAATGAGGTTAATCAGTGGACCGATATGATAAAGGCCAAAAAACAGGAACTTTTACCAAGAGTGACTTATGATGATGTGCCTTTAAAACCGCAAACTGTAATAAAAGAGATTTCAGAGGTCCTGACAGCTGATTCAATTCTGACAACTGATGTAGGTCAAAACCAAATGTGGGCGGCTCATTTCTTTGATACACAAAAACCGCGTAAGTTCATATCCTCCGGAGGTCTTGGGACAATGGGATTCGGATTCCCTGCGGCCATTGGTGCAAAAATTGCATGTCCGGATGATCCTGTTGTATCAATAAATGGTGATGGCGGATTTTTAATGGTATGTCAGGAACTTGCCACTGTGCGTGAATATGATATCCCGGTTATTGCGGTTGTCCTTGAAAACAGGACCCTGGGAATGGTATATCAATGGCAAAGCCTGCTTTATAATGAAAGACATTCCCAAACATTGCTTGGAAACAGTCCAGACTTTGTAAAACTCGCAGAAAGTTTTGGCATAAATGGTGTTAGAGTTGAAAAACCTGGTGAGACAAAAGAGGCTCTTTCAAGTGCAATTAAGGATAATGAACCAGTCTTGTTGAATGTTGTAGTTGACTCTGAAGAGGCACTTCCTATGCTTCCTCCGGGAGCCGGAATCAATGAGATGATTGGTGAATACAAACTCGAGAAGGATGTGATTTAA
- the ilvC gene encoding ketol-acid reductoisomerase, which produces MKMYYDDDVSTDALEGKTIAVIGYGSQGRAQSRNMADSGADVIVGVRENGSSWNLVKEDGMTVKTIEDAAKEADIIHILLPDEIQEKVYNEQIAPYVEAGNTISFSHGYNIHFELIKPGEDVNIVMFAPKGPGSMVRRTYEEGFGIPGLVAVEQDATGDALQLALGMAKACGLTKAGVLETTFKEETETDLFGEQTVLCGGITELINAGFTTLVEAGYQPEIAYFETCHEVKLIVDLIYEKGFAGMWTDVSNTAEYGGLTRGNRIITQEAKDGMKAVLKEIQDGTFKKQWADENATNGANLKEMRAAEGQKDIEIVGERLRKACGLQKDD; this is translated from the coding sequence ATGAAAATGTATTACGACGACGATGTAAGTACAGATGCTTTAGAAGGTAAAACCATCGCTGTTATCGGTTATGGTTCCCAAGGTAGAGCACAATCTAGAAACATGGCTGACAGTGGAGCTGACGTTATTGTTGGTGTAAGAGAAAACGGTAGTTCCTGGAACTTAGTTAAAGAAGATGGAATGACAGTAAAAACCATCGAGGATGCGGCTAAAGAAGCTGACATTATCCACATTTTACTTCCTGATGAAATCCAGGAAAAAGTCTACAATGAACAAATCGCACCATATGTTGAAGCTGGTAACACCATTTCATTCTCTCACGGTTACAACATTCACTTTGAATTAATCAAACCTGGTGAAGACGTTAACATCGTAATGTTTGCACCTAAAGGACCAGGATCCATGGTAAGAAGAACCTACGAAGAAGGATTCGGTATCCCTGGTTTAGTAGCAGTTGAACAAGACGCTACCGGTGACGCTTTACAGTTAGCATTAGGTATGGCAAAAGCTTGCGGTTTAACCAAAGCAGGTGTTTTAGAAACCACTTTCAAAGAAGAAACCGAAACTGACCTGTTCGGTGAACAAACCGTATTATGCGGAGGTATCACTGAACTCATCAACGCTGGATTCACAACTTTAGTTGAAGCTGGTTACCAACCTGAAATCGCTTACTTTGAAACCTGTCACGAAGTAAAACTCATCGTTGATTTAATCTACGAAAAAGGTTTTGCTGGAATGTGGACAGATGTAAGTAACACTGCTGAATACGGTGGATTAACCAGAGGTAATAGAATTATTACTCAAGAAGCTAAAGACGGTATGAAAGCTGTTTTAAAAGAAATCCAAGATGGTACTTTCAAAAAACAATGGGCTGATGAAAACGCTACCAACGGCGCAAACTTAAAAGAAATGAGAGCTGCTGAAGGTCAAAAAGACATCGAAATTGTTGGAGAAAGACTCAGAAAAGCTTGTGGATTACAAAAAGATGACTAA
- a CDS encoding carbonic anhydrase: protein MTILENVLKDNKEFVENFEGEEMSHHAAKKLAILTCMDCRLIDFFEPALGLKRGDAKIVRNAGNSIVGEDAIRSIGAALYNLGAEEVMVVGHTECGMAGADAEALKEKMLSRGIKEEDIAKYDLAEWIGGFESEEENVKNVVEKIKNHPLIPDVPVHGLIIDIVTGELKVLVDGY, encoded by the coding sequence ATGACTATATTAGAAAACGTATTAAAAGACAATAAGGAATTTGTAGAAAACTTTGAAGGCGAAGAAATGTCACACCATGCAGCTAAAAAATTAGCTATCCTAACATGTATGGACTGTAGACTAATCGACTTTTTCGAACCGGCACTTGGTCTTAAAAGAGGAGATGCAAAAATCGTCAGAAACGCAGGAAACTCCATTGTGGGAGAAGATGCAATAAGATCAATCGGTGCAGCTTTATACAACCTTGGCGCTGAAGAGGTAATGGTTGTAGGACACACTGAATGTGGTATGGCAGGAGCTGACGCTGAAGCATTGAAAGAAAAAATGCTCTCACGTGGAATCAAAGAGGAAGACATTGCTAAATATGATCTTGCTGAATGGATTGGTGGATTTGAATCCGAAGAGGAAAACGTCAAAAACGTTGTGGAAAAAATCAAAAACCACCCATTAATCCCTGATGTGCCTGTTCACGGCTTAATCATTGATATTGTAACTGGTGAGTTGAAAGTTTTAGTAGATGGTTACTAA
- a CDS encoding LSM domain-containing protein — MSDDNVNKLFTQFKNKYVSVDLRGDYQTEGKVIAIDNYLNVVLENDNGIETLKGGNIIFISLKED; from the coding sequence ATGAGCGACGATAATGTAAACAAACTTTTTACCCAATTTAAGAACAAATATGTAAGTGTTGATTTAAGAGGAGATTATCAAACCGAAGGTAAAGTTATAGCAATTGACAATTATCTAAATGTCGTATTGGAAAACGATAACGGTATTGAAACCTTAAAAGGCGGAAATATTATATTCATTAGTTTAAAAGAAGATTAG
- a CDS encoding methanogenesis marker 12 protein: MVFIGMDHGTTGISFCIMAQDGEIIDIFKIDREDSKSGKVSAIEELSKRVDLDSVKLMAITYAMGDGFNKILPIDKVEDRGILSIGGAGKVTGGGTSVFSELENSNIPTIMIPGLHKDSDSLDKLFNAAYSHQASPEKVSISYNAMKETGWSNYIVADISSNSVDILVEDGKIRGAIDACLGAMGVVHGPIDLEMIRDIDEGRRTANECFSHAGAIKIAGIDGKVANMKNQLLENYVNGDEKAELAIDTLIMTVAMEIAGLDIVCENEIEGIVLTGSIGSATEPFNFKDKINKYFKDKYELKTISKESGAIGAAQIAMDVYGGRKEILGIEVNI; encoded by the coding sequence ATGGTATTTATTGGAATGGATCATGGTACAACTGGAATCTCATTTTGTATCATGGCTCAAGATGGTGAAATAATCGATATTTTTAAAATCGATAGGGAGGATTCCAAAAGCGGCAAGGTATCCGCCATTGAGGAATTGTCAAAAAGGGTCGATTTGGATTCTGTCAAGCTGATGGCAATCACTTATGCAATGGGTGACGGTTTCAATAAGATTTTGCCTATTGATAAGGTCGAAGACAGGGGAATTCTATCCATTGGCGGAGCAGGTAAGGTGACCGGAGGAGGAACATCCGTCTTTTCCGAGCTGGAAAATTCAAACATTCCAACAATAATGATACCTGGTCTTCACAAGGATTCAGATTCTCTTGATAAACTATTTAATGCAGCCTATTCACATCAGGCAAGTCCTGAAAAGGTAAGCATTTCATACAATGCAATGAAGGAAACCGGATGGAGCAACTACATCGTTGCAGACATTTCATCCAACAGTGTGGACATTCTGGTTGAGGACGGTAAAATCAGGGGTGCCATCGATGCGTGTCTGGGTGCAATGGGCGTCGTTCACGGACCGATCGATTTGGAAATGATACGCGACATCGATGAGGGAAGACGCACTGCCAACGAATGCTTTTCACATGCGGGGGCAATCAAGATTGCAGGTATTGACGGCAAGGTTGCCAATATGAAGAATCAGCTTTTGGAAAACTATGTAAATGGCGATGAAAAGGCTGAACTGGCTATTGATACATTAATCATGACCGTTGCAATGGAAATTGCAGGTCTGGATATAGTCTGTGAAAATGAGATAGAAGGAATCGTATTGACAGGTTCAATAGGTTCTGCAACCGAACCTTTCAACTTCAAAGACAAAATCAACAAATACTTTAAAGACAAGTATGAATTAAAAACTATTTCAAAAGAATCAGGAGCTATCGGTGCAGCTCAAATAGCAATGGATGTTTATGGTGGTAGAAAAGAAATATTAGGTATTGAAGTTAATATCTAA
- a CDS encoding oligosaccharide repeat unit polymerase family protein, producing the protein MKKYDLFNPLIVVVAILAFLSMGYVGSFNYRFEDPLKLEVILTVIFSCIVFAAGYLIVNRKITLKTNEVNILSEKLLIILVIIALILQTANMILLGGIPLFNSTLKANATTNIWRIAYPLFLITINLLLAKFYNRKYLIFVLLGALVFGLNGYRTSVLGILGSSFITLYYLDKISRKVGIIFIAVIAAGLMAVGYIASQSIASQHWTLNPLELVFYRAAFTLEVFEKIIPLAGTTHGKILSMIFSSGSPRTFIGEYVLHYNVCLTSTIFGPVMLDFGYVGLTIQMLFMGAFLGIIHKVKNAAGIGIYAFILTHTVIWIETGPTDIMIWFLYLIGVIYLILSLKK; encoded by the coding sequence ATGAAAAAATATGACCTTTTCAACCCGCTGATTGTGGTGGTGGCCATTCTGGCATTTCTTTCTATGGGATATGTCGGATCATTCAACTACCGATTTGAAGACCCTCTAAAACTTGAAGTTATTTTAACAGTCATTTTCTCATGTATTGTTTTTGCCGCAGGCTATCTTATAGTCAACCGCAAAATCACATTGAAAACAAATGAGGTCAACATTTTAAGCGAAAAACTATTGATAATACTTGTAATTATTGCTTTAATACTTCAAACAGCCAACATGATATTGCTTGGAGGAATACCACTATTCAACTCCACTCTAAAGGCAAATGCAACAACAAACATCTGGAGAATTGCCTATCCACTCTTTTTAATAACAATCAATCTGCTGCTTGCCAAATTCTACAACCGCAAATATCTGATATTTGTTTTATTGGGCGCATTGGTATTTGGCCTAAACGGATACAGAACATCAGTTTTGGGAATTCTGGGAAGCTCATTCATCACACTCTACTATCTAGACAAGATTTCAAGAAAGGTCGGCATCATATTCATTGCAGTCATTGCGGCTGGCCTTATGGCTGTGGGATATATCGCATCCCAATCAATTGCAAGCCAGCACTGGACACTGAACCCGCTGGAGCTTGTATTCTATCGTGCCGCATTCACACTTGAGGTCTTTGAAAAGATCATACCTCTTGCAGGCACAACACATGGAAAAATCCTATCAATGATATTCTCATCAGGAAGTCCGAGAACATTCATCGGAGAATATGTCCTGCACTACAACGTGTGTCTGACTTCAACAATTTTCGGACCGGTGATGCTTGACTTTGGATATGTGGGACTGACAATCCAAATGCTTTTTATGGGAGCGTTTCTTGGAATAATCCATAAGGTTAAAAATGCTGCTGGAATCGGAATATATGCGTTTATTCTGACACATACAGTAATCTGGATAGAAACAGGCCCAACTGACATTATGATATGGTTCTTATATCTGATTGGTGTAATATATCTGATTTTAAGTCTTAAAAAATAG
- the surE gene encoding 5'/3'-nucleotidase SurE has protein sequence MKALISNDDGITASGILATKNAVEGLCETYVVAPETQQSGIGHALTLYEPLRINEHTLKDGSKGYGVSGTPTDAVTLALFEIMDEKPDIMISGINTGYNIGKAELTTSGTLGAAIEAASFGIPTIAISQEVTRDDIKFENGENEVDFEFAKKMLNKLVKIVLKKGLPEGIDLLNVNVPENPSDDEFEVANLSERMYLPVIDTRLDPRGKPYYWIGGEQYESHSPGSDGHALHSLGKTSITPIKIDLTSDMNLMREWLK, from the coding sequence ATGAAAGCATTGATTAGTAATGACGATGGAATAACCGCTTCCGGAATACTTGCAACAAAAAATGCGGTTGAGGGTTTATGCGAAACATATGTTGTTGCACCTGAAACCCAGCAGAGCGGAATCGGTCATGCATTAACATTATATGAACCGTTAAGAATAAACGAACACACACTAAAGGACGGCAGCAAAGGATATGGAGTAAGCGGAACACCAACCGATGCCGTAACCCTGGCACTGTTTGAGATAATGGATGAAAAGCCTGACATCATGATTTCAGGGATTAATACAGGTTACAACATTGGAAAGGCAGAACTTACAACATCCGGAACACTTGGAGCCGCAATTGAAGCGGCAAGCTTCGGAATACCCACCATTGCAATATCACAGGAAGTGACACGTGACGATATCAAATTCGAGAACGGTGAAAATGAGGTTGATTTTGAATTTGCTAAAAAGATGCTCAATAAACTGGTAAAAATAGTATTAAAAAAAGGATTGCCTGAAGGAATTGACTTATTGAATGTAAATGTTCCTGAAAACCCTTCAGATGATGAATTTGAAGTTGCAAATTTAAGCGAAAGGATGTATCTTCCAGTCATCGATACAAGACTTGATCCTCGTGGAAAGCCATACTATTGGATTGGCGGTGAACAGTACGAATCACACAGTCCGGGAAGTGATGGTCATGCTTTGCACAGTCTTGGAAAAACCAGCATAACACCGATAAAAATAGATTTGACCAGTGATATGAATTTAATGCGTGAATGGTTAAAGTAA
- a CDS encoding DUF2085 domain-containing protein: MNFTKYLCHRIPERSFFIKGHQFPVCARCTGFYTGLVVYLIFNFFFRHPHDLRMLIISMLLMVPVAIDGVTQYFGPRESTNTLRFITGFIGGVGLIIFLKIVIGWIINVL, encoded by the coding sequence ATGAATTTCACCAAATACCTATGTCACAGAATCCCTGAACGGAGCTTTTTTATTAAAGGTCATCAGTTTCCGGTTTGTGCCAGATGCACAGGTTTTTATACCGGTCTGGTGGTTTATCTGATTTTCAACTTCTTTTTCAGACATCCCCATGATTTAAGGATGCTGATTATTTCAATGCTGCTGATGGTGCCTGTGGCAATAGATGGTGTAACACAGTATTTCGGCCCAAGGGAAAGCACAAACACCCTCAGGTTTATAACCGGCTTTATTGGCGGTGTAGGATTAATAATATTTTTAAAAATAGTTATAGGATGGATAATAAATGTATTGTAG
- a CDS encoding zinc-ribbon domain-containing protein, with amino-acid sequence MYCRKCGEENPDNAVFCRNCGTKLIEDVKKAEVIDTPSKTDYNTNHESTTTTSSKNNSSDWMSCCLCVIVVFIVFGIFGAIFHI; translated from the coding sequence ATGTATTGTAGAAAATGTGGTGAAGAAAATCCCGACAATGCGGTATTCTGTAGAAACTGCGGTACAAAACTAATAGAAGATGTTAAAAAAGCTGAAGTGATAGACACTCCTTCAAAAACAGACTACAATACCAATCATGAAAGTACAACAACCACTTCATCAAAAAATAACAGTTCAGACTGGATGAGCTGCTGTTTATGTGTAATTGTGGTATTTATAGTGTTTGGAATATTTGGAGCAATATTCCACATCTAA